The Akkermansiaceae bacterium genome has a window encoding:
- a CDS encoding PEP-CTERM sorting domain-containing protein (PEP-CTERM proteins occur, often in large numbers, in the proteomes of bacteria that also encode an exosortase, a predicted intramembrane cysteine proteinase. The presence of a PEP-CTERM domain at a protein's C-terminus predicts cleavage within the sorting domain, followed by covalent anchoring to some some component of the (usually Gram-negative) cell surface. Many PEP-CTERM proteins exhibit an unusual sequence composition that includes large numbers of potential glycosylation sites. Expression of one such protein has been shown restore the ability of a bacterium to form floc, a type of biofilm.) has protein sequence MKKTLLLTATALAALVATSNAAVLSVNTDGTYFDNSGDNVNATVVRAGWNSSTTIEFVGLMTFDLSSYSVAQLQASTFSLGFNLGAQDNNPVLNNLTIEYIGTVADATLDGTATGLANGAAWAGAATVTTVYSGAESTGPNKSYNANAIASDSFTNQYAVFRFTKSKQANQWDIPDGTATLTVTAVPEPATTALLGLGGLALVLRRRR, from the coding sequence ATGAAGAAAACACTACTGCTCACTGCGACGGCACTTGCGGCGCTAGTTGCTACGTCAAACGCCGCCGTGCTTTCCGTAAACACTGACGGAACGTACTTTGATAATAGCGGAGACAACGTCAACGCTACCGTTGTCCGGGCTGGCTGGAATTCCAGTACTACAATCGAGTTCGTTGGCCTGATGACATTTGATCTTAGCTCATACAGTGTCGCTCAACTCCAGGCTTCCACCTTTTCACTCGGCTTCAACCTGGGTGCTCAAGACAACAATCCGGTACTTAATAATTTGACCATCGAATACATTGGCACGGTTGCCGACGCCACATTGGATGGAACAGCGACAGGTTTGGCGAATGGGGCCGCGTGGGCCGGAGCCGCCACCGTTACCACCGTCTACAGCGGCGCCGAATCAACCGGTCCTAATAAATCCTATAACGCCAATGCGATCGCCAGTGATAGCTTCACGAATCAGTATGCTGTGTTTCGCTTTACGAAATCAAAACAGGCTAACCAGTGGGATATTCCCGATGGCACCGCAACGCTAACGGTGACCGCCGTCCCCGAGCCAGCCACCACAGCCCTGCTCGGCCTCGGCGGTCTTGCCCTGGTCCTGCGCCGCCGCAGGTAA
- a CDS encoding response regulator transcription factor, with protein sequence MMQPIRIILVEDSPAYQEVITFGLSDEPGIKVIDQFNTADAAIRYLRQLPANEQPDIVLLDLNLPGISGLDAIPHIKGCSPNTEIIVLTESEQEADILAAISSGAVGYLLKESSLDQITAGIRTVMTGGASLDPVMARYLLDNQRAYVPTNNEESLLSPRETEILTLLADGLPQKQIAEGLKISPKTVDFHVGHIYKKLNVQNAPSAVAKAFKTGIFPRK encoded by the coding sequence ATCATGCAGCCTATTCGTATTATCCTCGTCGAGGACAGCCCGGCCTACCAGGAAGTCATCACATTCGGACTAAGTGATGAACCGGGAATCAAGGTCATTGACCAGTTCAACACCGCCGACGCCGCCATAAGATACTTGCGCCAGCTTCCCGCAAACGAGCAACCTGACATTGTTCTACTCGACTTGAACCTACCGGGAATCTCAGGTCTGGATGCCATCCCTCACATCAAGGGCTGCTCGCCTAACACTGAAATCATTGTCCTCACTGAATCCGAACAGGAGGCCGATATCCTGGCTGCGATCAGCTCCGGCGCAGTCGGTTACCTCTTAAAAGAATCCTCCTTGGATCAAATCACGGCGGGAATCCGGACGGTGATGACCGGCGGTGCCTCGCTCGATCCCGTCATGGCGCGCTACCTGCTCGACAACCAAAGAGCCTACGTGCCAACAAACAACGAGGAATCCCTCTTATCGCCGCGCGAAACAGAGATCCTTACCCTGTTAGCCGACGGCTTACCCCAGAAGCAGATCGCCGAAGGTTTGAAGATCAGCCCTAAAACCGTGGATTTCCACGTGGGTCATATCTATAAAAAACTGAACGTTCAAAATGCTCCGTCGGCCGTTGCCAAAGCATTTAAGACCGGCATATTCCCCCGAAAATAA